From the genome of Mycetocola spongiae, one region includes:
- the ppgK gene encoding polyphosphate--glucose phosphotransferase — MGHSSHRIAIGIDIGGTGIKGASVDLDSGELISERIKIATPEGGHPDAIIEVVAEIVSRIGGPGADSAPLGVTFPAIIRDGHTMSAANVSREWIGLDARSLFGRALGREITFVNDADAAGFAESEFGAAKGRNGLSLVTTLGTGIGAGAIYNGVLIPNFELGHLEIDGHDAESRAAFSAKEREGLGWEEWAARLQRFYEVLEFLFSPDLLIVGGGVSKSHEHFLPLLRLDTPIVPAVHRNNAGILGAAAFAAGA; from the coding sequence ATGGGTCACTCGTCACACAGGATTGCCATTGGAATCGATATCGGCGGCACCGGCATTAAGGGTGCCTCGGTGGACCTCGACAGCGGGGAGCTGATCAGCGAGCGAATCAAGATCGCCACCCCCGAGGGCGGGCATCCCGATGCCATCATCGAGGTGGTTGCCGAAATCGTGTCCCGCATTGGCGGGCCCGGCGCGGATTCCGCGCCGCTCGGCGTCACGTTCCCCGCGATCATCCGCGACGGCCACACCATGTCCGCCGCGAATGTGTCCCGGGAATGGATCGGGCTCGACGCCCGCTCACTCTTTGGCCGCGCCCTGGGCCGCGAGATCACGTTTGTGAACGATGCCGATGCCGCGGGCTTTGCCGAATCCGAGTTTGGCGCGGCGAAGGGCCGCAACGGCCTGAGCCTAGTCACCACGCTGGGCACGGGAATCGGCGCGGGCGCGATCTATAACGGCGTACTCATCCCCAATTTTGAGCTGGGCCACCTGGAGATCGACGGCCACGATGCCGAGAGCCGCGCGGCCTTCTCCGCGAAGGAGCGCGAGGGTCTGGGCTGGGAGGAGTGGGCGGCGCGCCTGCAGCGTTTTTATGAGGTGCTGGAATTCCTCTTCTCGCCCGATCTACTGATCGTGGGCGGCGGGGTATCCAAGAGCCACGAGCACTTCCTGCCGCTGCTGCGGCTGGATACGCCGATTGTTCCCGCGGTGCACCGCAATAATGCGGGAATCCTCGGGGCCGCCGCATTTGCCGCGGGGGCCTAG
- the map gene encoding type I methionyl aminopeptidase yields the protein MPKDSHGHLIPGSVSAQRAVPRTIARPEYVGKVAPAPFNGSDIYGPEDVEKIRASGTLAADAIALVEEHAVPGVTTDELDRLAHEFLIGHGAYPSTLGYRGFPKSLCSSLNEVICHGIPDDTVLEDGDILNIDITAYLNGFHGDTNRTLLIGSVSEEARLLVERTEEALRRGIRAVAPGREVNVIGRTIEAYAKRFGYGVVRDYTGHGVGAAFHSGLIIPHYDSAPQYSDVMVPGMVFTIEPMLTLGGTEWDLWEDDWTVTTRDRSLTAQFEHTLVVTERGADILTLPSVK from the coding sequence ATGCCTAAGGATTCTCACGGTCACCTCATTCCCGGTTCGGTTTCTGCGCAGCGCGCCGTCCCCCGCACCATCGCCCGCCCCGAATACGTGGGCAAGGTGGCCCCGGCCCCCTTTAACGGCTCCGATATTTATGGCCCCGAGGACGTGGAAAAAATCCGGGCCTCGGGCACACTCGCGGCCGATGCCATCGCACTGGTCGAGGAGCATGCGGTGCCCGGCGTGACCACGGATGAACTCGATCGCCTCGCCCATGAGTTCCTGATCGGGCACGGCGCCTATCCCTCCACCCTGGGCTATCGCGGCTTTCCCAAATCGCTGTGCAGCTCGCTGAACGAGGTGATCTGCCACGGCATCCCGGATGACACGGTGCTTGAGGACGGCGATATCCTCAACATCGATATCACCGCCTATCTGAACGGCTTCCACGGCGATACCAACCGCACCCTGCTGATCGGCTCGGTCTCCGAGGAGGCCCGGCTGCTCGTGGAGCGCACCGAGGAGGCCCTGCGCCGCGGCATTCGCGCGGTGGCCCCGGGCCGCGAGGTGAACGTGATTGGCCGCACAATCGAGGCCTATGCCAAGCGTTTTGGCTATGGCGTGGTGCGCGATTACACGGGGCACGGGGTGGGCGCCGCGTTCCACTCGGGCCTGATCATCCCGCACTATGACTCCGCTCCCCAGTATTCCGATGTGATGGTGCCCGGCATGGTCTTCACGATCGAGCCGATGCTGACGCTCGGCGGCACCGAGTGGGACCTGTGGGAGGACGACTGGACCGTGACCACACGCGATCGCAGCCTCACGGCCCAGTTTGAACACACCCTGGTGGTCACCGAGCGTGGGGCCGATATTCTCACGCTGCCCTCGGTAAAATAG
- a CDS encoding SPOR domain-containing protein: protein MEKDPATQYWYNIHTGDVEKGYVSPAQDRVGPFDTPEEAARALEKLRENSERWAREEAAED from the coding sequence ATGGAAAAGGATCCCGCAACCCAGTACTGGTACAACATTCACACCGGCGACGTGGAAAAGGGGTATGTTTCCCCCGCCCAGGATCGCGTCGGCCCGTTTGATACTCCCGAGGAGGCCGCACGCGCCCTCGAAAAGCTGCGCGAAAACAGCGAGCGCTGGGCGCGCGAGGAGGCAGCGGAAGACTAG